From Saimiri boliviensis isolate mSaiBol1 chromosome 9, mSaiBol1.pri, whole genome shotgun sequence, a single genomic window includes:
- the PCNA gene encoding proliferating cell nuclear antigen: protein MFEARLVQGSILKKVLEALKDLINEACWDISSSGVNLQSMDSSHVSLVQLTLRSEGFDTYRCDRNLAMGVNLTSMSKILKCAGNEDIITLRAEDNADTLALVFEAPNQEKVSDYEMKLMDLDVEQLGIPEQEYSCVVKMPSGEFARICRDLSHIGDAVVISCAKDGVKFSASGELGNGNIKLSQTSNVDKEEEAVTIEMNEPVQLTFALRYLNFFTKATPLSSTVTLSMSADVPLVVEYKIADMGHLKYYLAPKIEDEEGS, encoded by the exons ATGTTCGAGGCGCGCCTGGTCCAGGGCTCCATCCTGAAGAAGGTGTTGGAGGCACTCAAGGACCTCATCAACGAGGCCTGCTGGGATATCAGCTCGAGCGGCGTAAACCTGCAGAGCATGGACTCGTCCCACGTCTCCTTGGTGCAGCTCACGCTGCGGTCTGAGGGCTTCGACACGTACCGCTGCGACCGCAACCTGGCCATGGGCGTGAACCTCACCAG TATGTCCAAAATACTAAAATGCGCTGGCAATGAAGATATCATTACACTAAGGGCTGAAGATAATGCGGATACCTTGGCGCTAGTATTTGAAGCACCAA ACCAGGAGAAGGTTTCAGACTATGAAATGAAGTTGATGGATTTGGATGTTGAACAACTTGGAATTCCA GAACAAGAGTATAGCTGTGTAGTAAAGATGCCTTCTGGTGAATTTGCGCGTATATGCCGAGATCTCAGCCATATTGGAGATGCTGTTGTAATTTCCTGTGCAAAAGACGGAGTGAAATTTTCTGCAAGTGGAGAACTTGGAAATGGAAACATTAAACTGTCACAGACAAGTAATGTCGATAAAGAGGAGGAAGCC GTTACCATAGAGATGAATGAACCAGTTCAATTAACTTTTGCACTGAGGTACCTGAACTTCTTCACAAAAGCCACTCCACTCTCTTCAACAGTGACACTCAGTATGTCTGCAGATGTACCCCTtg TTGTAGAGTATAAAATTGCTGATATGGGACACTTAAAGTACTACTTGGCTCCCAAGATCGAGGATGAAGAAGGATCTTAA